In Juglans regia cultivar Chandler chromosome 13, Walnut 2.0, whole genome shotgun sequence, the following proteins share a genomic window:
- the LOC108979102 gene encoding RNA-binding protein 48, whose protein sequence is MPRYKDEPPAVRVYTVCDESRYLIVRNIPALGCGDELLKLFASYGEVEECKPMDEEECEQFTDVYWIKFRLVSNARFAKRKLDEFVFLGNRLQVSYAPQYESLSDTKDKLEGRTREILTRLNSGRSKGPKVLDRSAASTENSLIVTPSQMNCLPQVGHSNQRDSGNSVNNSSPLTLVSSDQDYFASQSMNHTVQLVREKLNKIQSSSEHLQPAPKKTRVDNRRRI, encoded by the exons ATGCCTCGTTACAAAGACGAGCCTCCGGCTGTTCGCGTCTACACCGTATGCGACGAATCCAG GTACCTGATTGTGAGGAACATTCCGGCCTTAGGATGTGGTGACGAGTTGCTCAAATTGTTCGCTTCATATGGAGAAGTTGAAGA GTGTAAACCAATGGATGAAGAAGAATGTGAGCAATTCACTGATGTTTACTGGATCAAATTCCGTCTGGTCAGCAACGCCAG GTTTGCGAAAAGAAAATTGGACGAGTTTGTTTTCCTCGGAAATCGGCTGCAGGTTTCTTATGCTCCACAGTATGAGAGTCTTTCCGACACAAAGGATAAGCTAGAAGGCAGGACAAGGGAAATTTTGACTCGATTAAATT CCGGGAGATCAAAAGGGCCCAAGGTTTTGGACCGCAGTGCTGCTTCCACTGAGAATTCGTTGATTGTAACTCCCTCACAAATGAACTGCCTCCCCCAAGTGGGACACTCTAACCAAAG gGACTCTGGAAATTCTGTTAATAATTCTTCTCCACTCACACTGGTTTCCTCTGACCAG GATTATTTTGCATCTCAATCGATGAATCACACAGTTCAGTTGGTAAGAGAGAAGCTCAATAAG ATTCAATCAAGTAGTGAGCATCTACAACCTGCACCAAAGAAAACACGAGTAGACAACAGAAGAAGAATCTAA
- the LOC108979096 gene encoding E3 ubiquitin-protein ligase BOI isoform X2 has translation MNFLILAFSCSILVPAGCNADPVNYFGNEHITPIIRPSKRGREMEDISRQQKLQISLNYNPCQDEADRSASIPNPYPVSTGLRLSYDDDERNSSVTSASGSMTATPSIILSLGENIRTEFDRQKEEFDHFIKIQEEQLAKGVRDMKQKHIASFLAAIEKGVSKKLREKDIEIENMNRKNRELVERIKQVAMEAQNWHYRAKYNESIVNVLKSNLQQAISQGAEQGKEGFGDSEVDDTASYIDPNNLLSIPGGPAKSFPRNNLGLKEHVACRACKAKEVSMLLMPCRHLCLCKDCEGLVSVCPVCQLMKTGSVQVFLS, from the exons ATGAATTTTCTTATATTAGCTTTTAGTTGCAGCATATtgg TGCCAGCTGGATGTAATGCTGATCcagtaaattattttggaaatgaGCATATTACTCCTATTATTCGGCCAAGCAAACGAGGCAGGGAAATGGAGGATATCTCAAGGCAGCAAAAACTTCAGATATCCTTGAATTATAATCCCTGTCAAGATGAAGCTGATCGTTCAGCAAGCATTCCGAACCCATACCCGGTATCAACAGGGCTAAGGCTAtcatatgatgatgatgagcgTAACTCATCAGTTACTTCTGCTAGTGGAAGTATGACGGCTACACCTTCAATCATCTTGTCCCTTGGTGAAAATATTAGGACTGAGTTTGATAGGCAGAAAGAAGAGTTTGAccattttatcaaaattcag GAGGAACAGTTGGCAAAGGGGGTGAGGGACATGAAGCAGAAACACATTGCTTCTTTCCTTGCTGCTATAGAGAAAGGTGTAAGCAAAAAGCTACGGGAGAAAGACATTGAGATAGAGAACATGAACCGTAAGAACAGGGAACTGGTCGAGAGAATAAAGCAGGTAGCAATGGAAGCCCAGAATTGGCACTATAGAGCAAAGTACAATGAATCAATTGTTAATGTCTTGAAGAGCAACCTCCAGCAGGCAATTTCACAGGGTGCTGAACAAGGGAAGGAAGGATTCGGAGACAGTGAAGTCGATGACACTGCCTCGTATATCGACCCAAACAACTTGCTGAGCATTCCAGGTGGACCTGCAAAATCATTTCCCAGGAATAACCTAGGGTTGAAAGAGCACGTTGCTTGTAGAGCATGCAAGGCAAAGGAGGTCTCCATGTTGTTGATGCCTTGTCGGCACCTGTGTTTATGCAAGGACTGTGAGGGGTTGGTTAGTGTTTGTCCTGTATGCCAGTTGATGAAAACTGGTAGTGTCCAAGTGTTTCTATCCTAA
- the LOC108979096 gene encoding E3 ubiquitin-protein ligase BOI isoform X1, translating into MLGGDNGNPLLPAFLDENRFPYQANASNQLQLFGTLPAGCNADPVNYFGNEHITPIIRPSKRGREMEDISRQQKLQISLNYNPCQDEADRSASIPNPYPVSTGLRLSYDDDERNSSVTSASGSMTATPSIILSLGENIRTEFDRQKEEFDHFIKIQEEQLAKGVRDMKQKHIASFLAAIEKGVSKKLREKDIEIENMNRKNRELVERIKQVAMEAQNWHYRAKYNESIVNVLKSNLQQAISQGAEQGKEGFGDSEVDDTASYIDPNNLLSIPGGPAKSFPRNNLGLKEHVACRACKAKEVSMLLMPCRHLCLCKDCEGLVSVCPVCQLMKTGSVQVFLS; encoded by the exons ATGTTGGGCGGAGACAATGGTAATCCTTTGCTTCCTGCTTTCCTGGATGAGAATCGTTTCCCGTATCAGGCTAATGCATCAAATCAGCTGCAGTTATTTGGCACTC TGCCAGCTGGATGTAATGCTGATCcagtaaattattttggaaatgaGCATATTACTCCTATTATTCGGCCAAGCAAACGAGGCAGGGAAATGGAGGATATCTCAAGGCAGCAAAAACTTCAGATATCCTTGAATTATAATCCCTGTCAAGATGAAGCTGATCGTTCAGCAAGCATTCCGAACCCATACCCGGTATCAACAGGGCTAAGGCTAtcatatgatgatgatgagcgTAACTCATCAGTTACTTCTGCTAGTGGAAGTATGACGGCTACACCTTCAATCATCTTGTCCCTTGGTGAAAATATTAGGACTGAGTTTGATAGGCAGAAAGAAGAGTTTGAccattttatcaaaattcag GAGGAACAGTTGGCAAAGGGGGTGAGGGACATGAAGCAGAAACACATTGCTTCTTTCCTTGCTGCTATAGAGAAAGGTGTAAGCAAAAAGCTACGGGAGAAAGACATTGAGATAGAGAACATGAACCGTAAGAACAGGGAACTGGTCGAGAGAATAAAGCAGGTAGCAATGGAAGCCCAGAATTGGCACTATAGAGCAAAGTACAATGAATCAATTGTTAATGTCTTGAAGAGCAACCTCCAGCAGGCAATTTCACAGGGTGCTGAACAAGGGAAGGAAGGATTCGGAGACAGTGAAGTCGATGACACTGCCTCGTATATCGACCCAAACAACTTGCTGAGCATTCCAGGTGGACCTGCAAAATCATTTCCCAGGAATAACCTAGGGTTGAAAGAGCACGTTGCTTGTAGAGCATGCAAGGCAAAGGAGGTCTCCATGTTGTTGATGCCTTGTCGGCACCTGTGTTTATGCAAGGACTGTGAGGGGTTGGTTAGTGTTTGTCCTGTATGCCAGTTGATGAAAACTGGTAGTGTCCAAGTGTTTCTATCCTAA